The uncultured Paludibaculum sp. sequence GGGCGCGCCAAGGTGGCGCACTAAGATGCACCGCCATTGGCTCATCGGGCATCATCATGGGGGGCATCACCGCCGCGGTGACACGCGTGTTCTATGAATAGGTTGGTTCACCGAGTACTGGAACCAGGGTGCCATTGCGTCCTAAGACAAAAGACTGAATACTGGAAAAACCATGGATGTATCCGACGCTATCTACATTCTCTTTGTTGTGATTTGCGCCTGGCTGGCCATGAACTGGGATTCCAACGGTGGCGGTGGTAAACGCTCCCGCCTTCCCGTCATGTCCTGAGATGCCGAATGTCGTTGTGCTCGGCGGCGGTCTCGCCGGGCTCTCCTCCGCAGCCGCTCTCGCTCAGTCGGGCCACCAAGTCACGGTTCTGGAAGCACGCCATTTTCTGGGCGGCCGCGCCACGTCCTACCCCCTGCCCGCTGACGAATCCGGTGAGGTGATCGACAATTGCCAGCACATCCTGCTGCGCTGCTGCGTCAACCTGCTGGACTTCTACCGGCGTCTTGGGGTGGAGCAGAGCATCCAGTTCCATAAGGAATTCTTCTTCATCGAGCCCGGCGGGCGCATGTCTACCATGAAGGCCGGCATTTTGCCCAAGCCACTACACTTCACTGGTTCCTTTGCGACGCTCCATTTCCTGTCACTGTCCGACAAGATCGCGGTGGGCAAGGCGTTGCTCGCCATTCAAAGCGAATGGCACTCGCGCAAGGATCTCGACGCCATTACGATGCTCGACTGGCTGAGGGAGAAACACCAGCCCGCACAGGCCATCGAACGCTTCTGGCGCCAGATTCTGGTCAGCTCCATCAACGAGGAACTCGATCGGATGGCTGCCTCGCATGGGCTCCAGGTTTTCTATCTCGGCTTTCTCGCGTCGTCCAATTCCTATCAGATGGGCGTCCCGGCCGTACCGCTAGGCGAGCTCTATTCCCAGGATGCCTGGCGGCGAATCCCCGGCGTCACCATCCGCTTCCGTACTCCGGTCTCGCGCATCGAGTTCGAAGAGGGCCGCGTCAGCGCCGTATACTCCGGCGATGAGCGCTTCACGGCTGATCACTACATCTCGGCTCTGCCCTTTGAGCGCCTCGCCCTGCTGGCGACACCACTGGCCATCGACTACACGCCCTTCGAGCACTCACCCATCACCGGGATCCACCTTTGGTTCGACCGTCCGGTGACCGATCTGCCCCACGCCACCCTGCTCGACCGCACGCTGCAATGGGTCTTCAACAAGCAGGACGGCCGTTATCTCCAACTGGTCGTGAGTGCGTCCAGGACACTGACGGACATGCCCCGTAGCGAGGTCATCGAGCTCGCTCTGCGCG is a genomic window containing:
- the hpnE gene encoding hydroxysqualene dehydroxylase HpnE, translating into MPNVVVLGGGLAGLSSAAALAQSGHQVTVLEARHFLGGRATSYPLPADESGEVIDNCQHILLRCCVNLLDFYRRLGVEQSIQFHKEFFFIEPGGRMSTMKAGILPKPLHFTGSFATLHFLSLSDKIAVGKALLAIQSEWHSRKDLDAITMLDWLREKHQPAQAIERFWRQILVSSINEELDRMAASHGLQVFYLGFLASSNSYQMGVPAVPLGELYSQDAWRRIPGVTIRFRTPVSRIEFEEGRVSAVYSGDERFTADHYISALPFERLALLATPLAIDYTPFEHSPITGIHLWFDRPVTDLPHATLLDRTLQWVFNKQDGRYLQLVVSASRTLTDMPRSEVIELALRELKEFFPATGAAKLVKSHVVKEIRATFSAKPGLEQLRPEARTNVPNLVLAGDWTRSGWPATMEGAVRSGYKAADVVYPAGRYLLPDIA